One genomic region from Anopheles bellator chromosome 2, idAnoBellAS_SP24_06.2, whole genome shotgun sequence encodes:
- the LOC131211964 gene encoding uncharacterized protein LOC131211964: MVSIPNTGEMGVVKLVVALVVVLGTVTVLAAGPRPEPPSGPVPKTGGPGADGPKSVVAGKKAPHGKREVASYGLSLFPQQQQHQHHHGRYSFGGHPQLAELYAPATSHGGYSYSIPQHSAVYPAAYGSHKLFVSPATSSLKYTPAAASSHAFFSPHGHYGSFNGFSDGPVKYGSFGSKDLSELLKQLHTTVGPLTIKPVPSSYGSGYGSFGEHHEHVFDTNSLHLKPVTFKLQELPSFHGAPVPQALTAPAGPTSSSSTYGHVTHSLGYEPSYTHGVKGLRHYSTPNVPAGDLYSGNKYVSSLGLGQPSQHGASMVSPLHTSVHSVLATQKPFKPSTYLGSSHETISAPSNAHVHTHPPSGSYLAPSLQYLPPVNKHPLLPPKLSYDSPAKHGYLPPAPSTNAYLPPHGKPTNTYLPPVASGGHSNYIPLAASASESHEETVVRQPLHHHHHHQDSNESLDYSGASAAPTPTADTPSGHWKH; encoded by the exons atggtttcgattcccaataCCGGCGAGATGGGG GTTGTTAAGCTGGTGGTagccctggtggtggtgctgggcacAGTGACCGTCCTTGCCGCGGGTCCCCGGCCTGAACCGCCGAGTGGTCCGGTCCCGAAAACCGGTGGACCCGGCGCCGACGGTCCGAAGTCAgtggtggccggaaaaaaggCACCGCACGGAAAGCGTGAGGTCGCCAGCTACGGATTGTCACTcttcccgcagcagcagcagcaccagcatcaccacggTCGGTACAGCTTCGGAGGTCACCCGCAGCTGGCGGAGCTTTATGCTCCGGCGACGAGCCACGGAGGGTACAGCTACAGCATCCCCCAGCACTCGGCGGTCTACCCGGCGGCCTACGGATCCCACAAGCTGTTCGTTAGTCCGGCGACCTCGAGCCTCAAGTacacgccggccgccgcctcTTCGCACGCCTTCTTCTCACCGCACGGTCATTACGGTTCGTTCAACGGGTTCAGCGACGGGCCGGTCAAGTACGGTAGCTTCGGCTCGAAGGACCTGTCCGAGCTCCTGAAGCAGCTCCACACCACGGTTGGCCCGCTCACGATTAAGCCCGTGCCGAGCAGCTACGGGTCCGGGTACGGGTCCTTCGGGGAGCATCACGAGCATGTGTTCGACACGAACTCCCTGCACCTGAAGCCGGTCACGTTCAAGCTCCAGGAGCTGCCATCCTTCCACGGTGCTCCCGTGCCCCAGGCTCTCACGGCGCCCGCCGGGCCCACTTCGAGCTCCTCGACGTACGGCCACGTGACGCACTCCCTCGGCTACGAACCCTCGTACACGCACGGCGTCAAAGGACTACGTCACTACTCCACCCCCAACGTGCCTGCCGGTGACCTGTACTCCGGCAACAAGTACGTCTCGTCCCTCGGGCTAGGACAACCATCCCAGCACGGTGCCAGCATGGTGTCCCCGCTGCACACCTCCGTCCACTCGGTTCTGGCCACCCAGAAACCCTTCAAACCCTCCACCTACCTCGGCTCGTCCCACGAAACCATCTCGGCGCCATCGAACGCACACGTCCACACCCATCCCCCCTCGGGCTCCTATCTGGCACCCTCGCTCCAGTACCTGCCGCCGGTCAACAAACatccgctgctgccgccgaaaCTGAGTTACGACTCGCCCGCCAAACATGGCTACCTTCCGCCAGCACCGTCGACCAACGCATACCTGCCACCGCACGGTAAACCGACGAACACGTACCTTCCGccggtcgcttccggtggccactcgaACTACATCCCACTCGCAGCGTCCGCATCGGAATCCCACGAGGAGACGGTTGTCCGCCAGccgctccatcatcatcaccatcaccaggaTTCGAACGAAAGTCTGGACTATAGTGGCGCGAGTGCGGCTCCGacgccgaccgccgacacTCCGTCGGGCCACTGGAAACACTAG
- the LOC131212745 gene encoding atypical kinase COQ8B, mitochondrial, with product MSRAQDAVGILRGLRLVADAIAKTQGRNVEHVWANSSVRELIEQQLVAGEQTIRQVLNNPSKEMEKAGGVLRETIERTAVVAEGLRQLTVAALPKVGPLSADGILKQRAHASAGEGHPLSSSEGAGDIGSLDISKITLKELESILSEHSKNREVRLSLENTKRTASQQTAQAAPATTVPNIESPAQATESPKQVPQQPVETERPLTPSKGLAEDEKQIKSMMQFVSSYDQSTIKHESKPSNPIELPQLSTVAKQRKVPSSRVARLASFGGLFAGLGLGTVNELAKGALGIGGTLDVKQALFSPTNAERIVDTLCKVRGAALKLGQILSIQDSNIVSPQLVKAFERVRQAADYMPDWQVEKQLVSELGPDWRSKLATFDQKPFAAASIGQVHRGVLKEGGTEVAIKIQYPGVARSIESDIDNLVSMLKVWDVFPAGVFIDNVVAVAKRELAWEVDYTREAEYTERFGHMIRHMPEYRVPVVIKELTSANVLTTELVPGVPMDRCFDLSQEHRDHIAYCVMKLCLNELFTFRCMQTDPNWSNFLYDESTKRLMLIDFGATRFYQKPFMDDYLRVIMAATKNDRQKILELSRKMGFLTGYETAAMENAHIDAVLILGEIFSVPGEFEFGRQSTTKKIAALVPVMVAHRLCPPPEEIYSLHRKLSGVFLLCARLNAKIDCKPIFNEVMQNYKFD from the exons ATGTCCCGCGCCCAGGATGCTGTCGGTATATTGCGAGGCCTacggctggtggccgatgcGATAGCCAAAACGCAGGGCCGTAACGTCGAGCACGTATGGGCAAATTCGAGTGTGCGGGAGCTGATCGAGCAACAGTTGGTGGCTGGAGAACAGACCATTAGGCAAGTGCTGAATAATCCATCGAAAGAGATGGAGAAAGCGGGAGGAGTACTGCGCGAAACCATCGAACGTACGGCGGTCGTTGCGGAAGGATTGCGTCAGCTTACGGTAGCCGCTCTGCCGAAGGTTGGTCCCCTTTCTGCCGATGGAATACTGAAACAGCGAGCGCATGCAAGCGCTGGTGAAGGCCATCCTTTGTCATCCTCGGAAGGTGCAGGCGATATCGGCAGCTTGGACATTTCCAAAATAACCCTGAAAGAACTGGAATCGATTTTGTCCGAGCACAGCAAAAACCGGGAAGTACGGTTGAGTTTGGAAAACACCAAACGCACTGCAAGCCAGCAAACAGCACAAGCAGCACCCGCCACAACCGTTCCTAATATTGAATCCCCAGCGCAAGCAACAGAAAGTCCAAAACAGGTTCCTCAACAACCGGTAGAGACCGAACGGCCCTTGACTCCTTCGAAAGGTTTAGCAGAAGACGAGAAGCAGATCAAAAGCATGATGCAGTTTGTGTCTTCGTACGATCAATCAACGATCAAGCACGAATCGAAACCTTCGAACCCGATCGAACTACCCCAGCTGAGTACCGTTGCCAAGCAACGCAAGGTGCCCTCATCACGCGTGGCTCGATTGGCTTCTTTCGGTGGACTGTTTGCCGGTCTGGGACTGGGCACGGTAAACGAGCTGGCCAAAGGAGCGCTCGGAATCGGTGGCACGCTGGACGTGAAGCAAGCCCTCTTCAGCCCAACCAATGCCGAGCGCATCGTGGATACGCTCTGCAAAGTCCGAGGTGCCGCCCTGAAGCTGGGACAGATTCTGAGCATACAGGACTCGAATATTGTGTCACCACAGCTGGTGAAGGCTTTCGAGCGTGTCCGGCAAGCGGCCGACTATATGCCCGATTGGCAGGTGGAGAAACAGCTCGTCTCCGAGCTCGGACCCGATTGGCGCTCGAAGCTGGCCACTTTCGATCAGAAACCGTTCGCTGCCGCTTCGATCGGACAGGTACACCGAGGGGTGCTGAAGGAGGGTGGCACGGAGGTGGCCATCAAAATACAGTACCCGGGGGTGGCCAGAAGTATCGAGAGTGACATAGATAACCTCGTGTCGATGCTGAAAGTTTGGGATGTGTTTCCTGCCGGAGTATTTATCGACAATGTGGTTGCCGTGGCCAAGCGGGAACTGGCCTGGGAAGTGGACTACACTCGAGAAGCAGAGTACACGGAACGGTTCGGGCATATGATTCGGCACATGCCCGAGTACCGAGTGCCGGTGGTGATCAAGGAATTAACCTCAGCGAACGTATTGACTACGGAACTAGTCCCGGGGGTGCCAATGGATCGATGTTTTGACCTAAG CCAAGAGCACCGCGATCACATAGCGTACTGTGTGATGAAGCTGTGCCTTAACGAGCTGTTTACCTTCCGGTGCATGCAAACGGATCCGAACTGGTCCAACTTCCTGTACGACGAATCAACGAAGCGCCTCATGCTGATCGATTTCGGAGCCACACGCTTCTACCAGAAACCGTTCATGGACGATTACTTAAGGGTCATAATGGCGGCCACCAAAAATGATCGCCAGAAGATTTTGGAGCTCTCGCGAAAGATGGGATTTCTGACCGGCTACGAAACAGCGGCCATGGAAAATGCGCACATCGATGCAGTGTTGATACTGGGGGAAATATTCAGCGTGCCTGGAGAGTTCGAGTTTGGCCGACAGAGTACGACGAAGAAAATTGCGGCCCTGGTGCCGGTGATGGTCGCACACCGATTGTGTCCACCTCCCGAGGAGATCTACTCGCTGCACCGAAAGCTGTCCGGGGTGTTTCTGCTGTGTGCCCGGCTTAACGCCAAAATCGACTGTAAACCGATCTTTAACGAAGTGATGCAGAATTACAAATTCGATTGA
- the LOC131212746 gene encoding general odorant-binding protein 19d-like, whose translation MLMMKFSAVVLMLVGLALAGAKADEVSDAKQMLRGLTAECKTKEGASDTDVDGFVNDEAPETRTQKCLVACMQEQFGVSDGKAFQTDGFMELSKVFMKGDEAKVELAKEIAVDCKDVTNEDRCELAVSIMNCLKDSAEKHGISLKH comes from the exons ATGCTCATGATGAAGTTCAGCGCGGTCGTTTTGATGCTGGTTGGACTGGCGTTGGCCGGTGCAAAG GCCGATGAAGTGTCGGACGCGAAGCAGATGTTGCGCGGTTTAACGGCCGAGTGTAAAACCAAGGAAGGGGCCAGCGACACCGATGTGGATGGTTTCGTGAACGATGAAGCGCCGGAAACGCGCACCCAGAAGTGTCTGGTCGCCTGCATGCAGGAGCAGTTCGGAGTGTCCGACGGGAAGGCATTCCAGACGGACGGCTTCATGGAACTGTCGAAGGTGTTTATGAAGGGCGACGAGGCGAAGGTGGAACTTGCCAAGGAGATTGCTGTCGACTGTAAAGATGTAACCAACGAGGATCGCTGTGAGCTGGCGGTGTCGATCATGAATTGCCTTAAGGATTCGGCCGAGAAGCATGGTATCTCCTTGAAGCATTAG
- the LOC131211974 gene encoding uncharacterized protein LOC131211974, with protein MNIMIDFAYEPLDVLLQAIENGCQSFVLTPSTALDFMDQFRYVHDRAIARYPQKRVFIVGDADDNEFEVGTILNHSAIDDMLDLLLIRPNGAGHVDLLTNFLAESASELTLLDSRNLGSGPDTEPLSVDRIDLFPNKRRDLRGRDMRLAIFNYQPYTVWRMLAEGAESSEQQQQQANAYLDHRRVMSIDGTEARLMIEFCVKFNCKLEVSVDDDGEWGQTFPNRTGFGVLGAVVERRADIGVGALYSWFLEFEFLALSKPISRTGVTCVMPKPLQLSSWMTPILPFSPVLWGAVIATFFVATIFEILINAAAHRITIAKRSSQADHGRVDVCESVMVVMSIFILQTVLLRINKNLFVSQMILVGSLLMVGLMIGNAYSGGLSSVMTVPRFEKSIDTVQDLADSELRWGSTHDAWIFSIQLATQPTIVTLLETFITYPKDELHRHAQQRDMGFTIERLPYGHYAVGEYITADVVESFEIMVDDIYWENCVAMATKTWPLMNEFDELTLAVFESGIQRYWEAKVVSKFGDNKVQHAIVSSRKFDNPGPIALQPSHLLGALFLLVIGLALGLVSFLVELLWYRVESSRTAGSLE; from the exons ATGAACATAA TGATCGATTTCGCATACGAACCACTGGACGTTCTGCTGCAGGCCATCGAAAACGGATGTCAG TCTTTCGTTCTAACGCCATCGACGGCCCTCGACTTCATGGATCAATTCCGGTACGTCCACGATCGCGCCATCGCACGCTACCCGCAAAAACGGGTATTTATCGTCGGGGACGCCGACGATAACGAGTTCGAGGTCGGGACCATCCTAAACCACAGTGCAATCGACGATATGTTGGACCTGCTTTTGATACGGCCCAACGGCGCCGGCCACGTTGACCTTCTGACAAACTTCCTCGCCGAAAGTGCGAGCGAACTGACGCTGCTGGACAGCCGCAACCTAGGCTCGGGACCGGACACAGAGCCGCTATCGGTTGATCGGATCGATTTGTTCCCGAACAAACGGCGTGACCTTCGAGGACGCGACATGcgattggccattttcaaCTATCAACCGTACACGGTCTGGCGCATGTTGGCTGAGGGCGCCGAATCatccgagcagcagcagcaacaggccAACGCCTACCTCGATCACCGGCGGGTGATGTCAATCGATGGAACCGAGGCACGGCTGATGATAGAGTTTTGCGTCAAATTCAACTGCAAGCTGGAAGTGTCAGtagacgacgatggcgagtgGGGCCAGACTTTTCCGAATCGCACCGGATTCGGCGTGCTCGGCGCGGTAGTGGAACGGCGGGCGGATATCGGCGTTGGGGCTCTCTATTCGTGGTTCttggaatttgaatttctggCACTCTCGAAACCGATCTCGCGGACCGGCGTGACGTGCGTGATGCCCAAGCCTTTGCAACTGTCCTCGTGGATGACACCGATCCTGCCGTTTTCGCCCGTACTCTGGGGCGCCGTCATTGCGACGTTCTTCGTGGCGACGATCTTCGAAATACTGATCAACGCCGCAGCGCACCGGATCACCATCGCCAAGCGGTCGTCTCAGGCCGACCACGGTCGCGTCGATGTCTGCGAGtccgtgatggtggtgatgtcCATCTTCATCCTGCAAACGGTATTGCTGCGGATCAACAAGAATCTCTTCGTGTCCCAGATGATCCTGGTCGGCTCCCTGCTGATGGTGGGCCTGATGATCGGGAATGCGTACAGTGGCGGGTTGTCGAGCGTGATGACGGTGCCGCGGTTCGAGAAGTCTATCGATACGGTGCAGGACCTAGCGGACAGTGAGCTGCGGTGGGGCTCCACACACGATGCTTGGATCTTTTCGATCCAACTGGCCACTCAG CCAACCATCGTGACGTTGCTGGAGACTTTTATCACCTACCCGAAGGATGAGCTACACCGGCATGCCCAACAGCGCGACATGGGCTTCACTATTGAGCGGCTTCCCTATGGCCACTATGCCGTCGGGGAATACATCACGGCCGACGTGGTGGAAAGCTTCGAAATCATGGTCGACGACATCTACTGGGAGAACTGTGTCGCAATGGCCACCAAAACCTGGCCACTGATGAACGAATTCGACGAGCTGACGCTGGCCGTGTTCGAAAGTGGCATCCAGCGTTACTGGGAAGCCAAG GTGGTGTCAAAGTTTGGTGATAACAAGGTCCAGCACGCCATCGTGTCGTCCCGAAAGTTCGACAATCCGGGCCCGATTGCACTGCAACCGTCGCACCTGCTCGGTGCGCTCTTCCTGCTCGTCATCGGACTCGCGCTCGGGCTGGTGTCCTTTCTCGTGGAGCTCCTGTGGTaccgagtcgagtcgagccgCACGGCGGGCTCCCTGGAATGA
- the LOC131211104 gene encoding uncharacterized protein LOC131211104 codes for MTQLEDDDLLNNLLKIPGTIIIYNNDMSSYDYVLNAPNMTLPLTPATSSAGSTVSEQSVDDLNSSASIDADMASSPAPAFLPGTAGAIPTQPFVVDSPSTSNVPAQTPSSVNSELDQSFETDFMGSGEGPADGCSPGGEETMEEELDDEIEEELESGAGIADIEDDSEPELTNLSWLTELKNITNLTPSDVPLTDLPTARFNKFIAQVRRSRETYDKRREQYTAVTNALEKPPFNYAQIIAMAMLEEGRMTLKQICKWIQEKFAYYKVHKNWNNSIRHNLSLSFFFTKVQRAKDEKGKGGYWELSMDVSKSERRRVRVRQRNKSANVTTSGSNSGSGHRGRSAARSPSKRCTTAGSDPNVGSDFGQSTNNNNELTVNHNLCKPSRRTPFELAGEVAVTPPSSGSPVPPTIDRNNNTSSQLNLVPVATQLQQQGQPLPVSSVTIDIIDNYGKPGMVGEVTRISTDVPTVRSLDCSGQVLVANSPVLPPDHHPVVAAAAAGEIPLNEEQLIRASAMVENCPINFDSIINGETGASIFNNLSVDEIFSDNEIPQPANDDIIVPFFTNVQQVQAGPNVVVETIPYYLPDMGNFDESDFSNLININDNEISDEFLNEHGFL; via the exons ATGACGCAACTGGAGGATGATGACCTTTTGAACAATTTACTGAAAATCCCgggcaccatcatcatctacAACAACGACATGAGCT CGTACGATTACGTGCTGAACGCTCCGAATATGACGCTCCCCCTAACGCCGGCCACCTCGAGCGCCGGGTCGACCGTATCCGAACAATCGGTGGACGACCTGAACAGCagcgcatcgatcgatgcggaCATGGCTAGCTCGCCGGCGCCCGCCTTCCTTCCTGGGACAGCCGGTGCCATCCCAACGCAACCGTTTGTTGTAGACTCTCCTTCCACCTCTAACGTGCCAGCCCAGACTCCGTCCAGTGTCAACTCGGAACTGGATCAAAGCTTCGAGACCGACTTTATGGGGTCCGGTGAGGGTCCCGCCGACGGATGCTCGCCTGGCGGTGAAGAAACTATGGAAGAGGAATTGGACGACGAGATTGAAGAAGAGCTGGAATCGGGCGCCGGCATAGCGGACATCGAGGACgactcggaaccggaactgacCAACCTGTCGTGGCTGACGGAGCTGAAGAACATCACCAACCTGACTCCGTCCGATGTGCCGCTGACAGATTTACCGACGGCACGGTTCaacaaatttattgcccaagTACGACG GAGCCGCGAGACGTACGATAAGCGCAGGGAGCAGTACACGGCGGTGACGAACGCGCTGGAAAAACCACCCTTCAACTATGCACAAATCATCGCCATGGCCATGCTCGAGGAGGGCCGCATGACGCTCAAGCAGATATGCAAATGGATCCAGGAGAAGTTCGCCTACTACAAGGTGCACAAAAATTGGAAT AACTCCATCCGGCACAATTTGTCACTGAGTTTCTTCTTCACCAAAGTACAACGGGCCAAAGACGAGAAGGGAAAGGGCGGCTACTGGGAGCTGTCGATGGATGTGTCAAAGAGCGAACGgcgccgggttcgggtgcgGCAGCGCAATAAGTCGGCCAACGttaccaccagcggcagcaacagtggcAGCGGCCACCGTGGACGATCGGCTGCACGATCACCGTCGAAGAGATGCACCACCGCTGGCAGCGATCCGAACGTAGGTTCAGACTTTGGACAGagtaccaacaacaacaacgagctGACCGTGAACCACAATCTGTGCAAGCCAAGCCGGCGGACACCTTTCGAACTGGCGGGAGAGGTCGCTGTGACGCCACCCAGCTCGGGCTCCCCAGTACCGCCAACGATTGACCGGAACAACAACACGAGCTCGCAGCTTAATCtagtgccggtggccacgcagCTACAGCAGCAGGGGCAACCCCTTCCGGTGTCCAGTGTAACGATTGATATCATAGATAACTACGGGAAACCCGGGATGGTGGGTGAGGTTACCCGGATTTCCACGGATGTTCCGACCGTCCGGTCGCTGGACTGCAGCGGTCAGGTGCTGGTAGCGAACTCGCCGGTGTTGCCGCCCGATCATCACCcggtagtagcagcagcagcagccggggaGATACCGCTAAACGAGGAGCAACTGATCCGGGCTAGCGCGATGGTGGAAAACTGTCCCATTAACTTCGATTCCATCATCAACGGGGAGACCGGTGCGAGTATCTTCAACAACCTGTCGGTGGATGAG ATTTTCTCCGACAACGAAATACCGCAGCCGGCGAACGACGATATCATTGTGCCATTCTTCACCAACGTCCAGCAGGTCCAGGCGGGCCCGAATGTGGTGGTCGAAACCATCCCGTACTATTTGCCCGACATGGGAAACTTCGACGAGAGCGATTTCAGCAATCTGATCAACATAAACGACAACGAAATTAGCGACGAGTTCCTGAACGAGCATGGGTTTCTGTAG